A window of the Candidatus Tectomicrobia bacterium genome harbors these coding sequences:
- a CDS encoding FxsA family protein, with protein sequence MFFRLFLLFTAIPLLELMILIEIGGRIGMLATLGIVILTGVVGAWIARLQGLSVLRNIQREMAEGRVPAVPLVDGALVLAGGVLLLTPGLLTDLMGLSLMVPAVRASIRRWAMERLERSVREGKVRFYHHG encoded by the coding sequence GTGTTCTTCCGGTTGTTTCTTCTCTTCACCGCGATTCCGCTCCTCGAGCTGATGATCCTCATCGAGATCGGCGGCCGGATCGGGATGCTCGCCACCCTCGGCATCGTCATCCTCACCGGGGTGGTGGGGGCCTGGATCGCCCGGCTCCAGGGGCTCTCGGTGCTGAGGAACATCCAGCGGGAGATGGCCGAGGGGAGGGTCCCCGCCGTTCCCTTGGTGGACGGCGCCCTTGTGCTGGCGGGCGGGGTCCTCCTTCTCACCCCGGGGCTCCTCACGGACCTGATGGGGCTCTCCCTCATGGTCCCCGCCGTCCGGGCCTCCATCCGGCGCTGGGCCATGGAGCGCCTCGAGCGCTCCGTCCGCGAAGGCAAGGTCCGCTTCTACCACCATGGCTGA